Genomic DNA from Acetilactobacillus jinshanensis:
TACCAACTAACACGATCACCACGATTACGATCATGGTGAATAACGGAATGTATTTTCTGACGGCCGAATGTCGATTTCGAATCCGCTGTTTTTCGGCATTCACTAATAACTTATCTTTACTAACGTTGTTGATATAGTTTGGATCCTGAAAATCAGGTAACTTATTATTAAAGCGCCGAAGTAATTCAATTCCGTTGATCCCAACGGTATCCGCATACTTCTTAATAAAGGCTCGAACGTAAAAATCACCGGGTAAATCTTTGTAATTCCCCGTTTCAACATCTTTTAAATATCGAGACTTAATCTTTGTGATTTGATATAAATCATTCAAGGAATAATTTTTCTTTAAGCGAGCTTGACGAAGAATTTGGCCAATCTTAATGACCGCTGAATTCTTCTTAACTTGCTTTGATCCTTGTTTACGTTTTCCCATTCAAATTACTCCACTTGTTCATATAATTTTCATTTTAATTATAGCATAATCAACATTCTCTAAAAATAACCAAAATAAAAAGCTCCCGTTAAATCAGGAGCTTCCATTAATTATTTAGATTTCAAACTAATTTTTAAAAGATCCGTTTAAAGAACAGTCCGATTCGACGCCACATTGATGGTTTAATTGGTGAATCCAACTTCATTAATGGGACGGTCTGACCTTCTAAACGACGAGCGATGTTTCGATAACCTTGAGATGCTGGGTTATCGGCATTCAATACGATGGGTTCCCCATGATTTGAAGTACTAATTACAGCGTCATCATCAAAGACAATCCCTAATAAATCAATCCCTAAATGTTCGGTAATACCATCAAAATCCATGATGTCACCTTCAGCGATCATATTGGGACGAATTCGATTAATGATTAACTTCGGGGCTTCCTTTAACGGATGTTCTTCTAATAAACCGATTACTCGATCAGCATCTCGAACGGCAGAAATTTCGGGGGTGGTAACAATAATGGCTTCATCAGCACCGGCAACGGAATCCATAAAGCCTTGTTCAATCCCAGCAGGACAGTCAATAAAGACGTAGTCAAAATTAGGCTTTAATTCATCAACGATCTTCTTAACGTCCTGTGGACTAAGTGCAGTTTTATCCGTACTTTCAGCGGCTGGTAATAGATATAATAAGTCATCAAATCGCTTATCCTTTACCAGAGCTTGACGTAAATGA
This window encodes:
- the minD gene encoding septum site-determining protein MinD; translated protein: MGKAIVITSGKGGVGKTTSTANIGIALALMGKRVCMVDMDIGLRNLDVILGLDNRIMYNIVDVARGRVHLRQALVKDKRFDDLLYLLPAAESTDKTALSPQDVKKIVDELKPNFDYVFIDCPAGIEQGFMDSVAGADEAIIVTTPEISAVRDADRVIGLLEEHPLKEAPKLIINRIRPNMIAEGDIMDFDGITEHLGIDLLGIVFDDDAVISTSNHGEPIVLNADNPASQGYRNIARRLEGQTVPLMKLDSPIKPSMWRRIGLFFKRIF